A part of Amycolatopsis lurida genomic DNA contains:
- a CDS encoding putative RNA methyltransferase, whose translation MNARVSGHDPLPPEIVRSLRCSVCGDPVGLSDRTVRCGRGHSFDVAKQGYVNLLHARIPAGTADTAPMVAARVDLLSSGVYLPLAEALAKVASDHVENGMVIDAGAGTGYYLAHVLDAVPTAYGLALDVSAVALRRAARAHARAGAAVWNLWEPWPVADSSASLVLNVFAPRNASQFHRVLSADGLLVVATPNPGHLGELGDLVISVDGGKDARLEDTLGDRFTRADRHEVTRRVTLAPAQVRQIVEMGPSAHHLHRDGRRERLDAIDAPVDVTTSFSVTLYRPVP comes from the coding sequence ATGAACGCACGTGTATCCGGCCATGACCCACTGCCACCGGAGATCGTCCGGTCGCTGCGGTGTTCGGTCTGCGGTGACCCGGTCGGGCTAAGCGACCGCACGGTGCGTTGTGGGAGAGGCCACTCGTTCGACGTAGCGAAGCAGGGTTACGTCAATCTTCTGCACGCGCGCATCCCGGCCGGCACCGCGGACACGGCGCCGATGGTCGCGGCTCGCGTCGACCTCCTCTCGTCGGGTGTTTATCTGCCTCTTGCCGAAGCCCTCGCGAAGGTGGCTTCGGACCACGTCGAGAACGGGATGGTCATCGACGCCGGGGCGGGCACTGGGTACTACCTCGCGCACGTGCTCGACGCCGTCCCCACCGCGTACGGACTGGCGCTCGACGTCTCAGCCGTCGCCCTGCGTCGGGCCGCTCGCGCGCACGCGCGCGCGGGCGCGGCCGTGTGGAATCTGTGGGAGCCCTGGCCGGTGGCGGACTCGAGCGCGTCACTCGTCCTCAACGTCTTCGCGCCCCGCAACGCCTCGCAGTTCCACCGCGTCCTGTCCGCGGACGGGCTGCTGGTCGTCGCGACGCCGAACCCAGGTCACCTCGGGGAACTGGGCGACCTGGTGATCTCCGTCGACGGCGGGAAGGACGCGCGGCTGGAGGACACCCTCGGCGACCGCTTCACCCGGGCGGACCGGCACGAGGTCACCCGGCGGGTGACGTTGGCGCCCGCCCAGGTCCGTCAAATCGTCGAGATGGGACCGAGCGCCCACCACCTCCACCGCGACGGCCGCCGTGAACGCCTCGACGCGATCGACGCGCCGGTGGACGTCACCACGTCGTTCAGCGTCACGCTGTACCGGCCGGTGCCCTGA
- a CDS encoding ammonium transporter — translation MLNAGDTAWVLISAALVMLMTPGLAFFYGGMVRAKSVLNMLMMNFIALAVVGVLWTLYGFTMAFGNDIGGGLLGNFDFAGLSNISGKLAGFATAATDTAPEVAWPGADALPLFAFVMFQLMFAIITPALISGAIADRAKFWGWTLFVAVWVTIVYFPVAHWVFSFNGFIGADSVGGWIANQLKALDFAGGTAVHINAGAAGLALAIVLGKRKGWPKGTGRPHNVPFVLLGAALLWFGWYGFNAGSSLAANDLAAVAFTNTTVATAAAILGWLIIEQIKIGKPTTLGAASGAVAGLVAITPAAGFVSPLGAIAIGLIAGALCALAISLKFRFGFDDSLDVVGVHLVGGLVGTLLIGFFGTTSVNSLGVDGLFYGGGLGQLGKQALAAAVVLGYSFVLTFVIGWVIKKLGGFRVSAEDEVSGIDEAQHAESAYDFTGSGGGLGQPSSIPVKSSTGNAATKLEESKA, via the coding sequence GTGCTGAACGCAGGAGACACCGCATGGGTGTTGATCAGCGCCGCGCTGGTCATGCTCATGACACCGGGATTGGCGTTCTTCTACGGCGGCATGGTCCGCGCGAAGAGCGTCCTGAACATGTTGATGATGAACTTCATCGCGCTCGCCGTAGTCGGTGTCCTCTGGACGCTGTACGGCTTCACGATGGCGTTCGGCAACGACATCGGCGGAGGATTGCTCGGTAACTTCGACTTCGCCGGTCTCTCGAACATCTCCGGCAAGCTCGCCGGGTTCGCGACCGCCGCCACCGACACCGCGCCCGAGGTCGCCTGGCCCGGCGCGGACGCGTTGCCGTTGTTCGCCTTCGTGATGTTCCAGCTGATGTTCGCGATCATCACGCCCGCGCTGATCTCCGGTGCCATCGCCGACCGCGCCAAGTTCTGGGGCTGGACGCTGTTCGTCGCGGTGTGGGTGACCATCGTGTACTTCCCGGTGGCGCACTGGGTGTTCTCGTTCAACGGCTTCATCGGCGCGGATTCGGTCGGCGGCTGGATCGCCAACCAGCTCAAGGCGCTCGACTTCGCCGGTGGTACCGCCGTCCACATCAACGCCGGCGCGGCGGGCCTGGCGCTGGCGATCGTGCTCGGCAAGCGCAAGGGCTGGCCGAAGGGCACCGGACGTCCGCACAACGTCCCGTTCGTGCTGCTGGGTGCCGCGCTGCTGTGGTTCGGCTGGTACGGCTTCAACGCCGGTTCGTCGCTGGCCGCCAACGACCTCGCCGCCGTCGCGTTCACCAACACCACCGTCGCGACCGCCGCCGCCATCCTCGGCTGGCTGATCATCGAGCAGATCAAGATCGGCAAGCCGACCACCCTCGGCGCCGCCTCCGGTGCCGTCGCCGGTCTCGTCGCGATCACCCCGGCGGCCGGTTTCGTCAGCCCGCTGGGCGCCATCGCCATCGGTCTCATCGCCGGTGCCCTGTGCGCGCTGGCGATCAGCCTCAAGTTCCGCTTCGGTTTCGACGACTCCCTCGACGTCGTCGGCGTCCACCTCGTGGGTGGTCTCGTCGGCACGCTGCTCATCGGTTTCTTCGGCACCACCAGCGTCAACTCGCTCGGCGTCGACGGCCTGTTCTACGGCGGCGGCCTCGGCCAGCTCGGCAAGCAGGCGCTCGCGGCGGCCGTCGTGCTCGGCTACTCGTTCGTGCTCACCTTCGTCATCGGCTGGGTGATCAAGAAGCTCGGCGGGTTCCGCGTCAGCGCGGAGGACGAGGTCAGTGGTATCGATGAGGCCCAGCACGCGGAGAGCGCGTACGACTTCACCGGATCGGGCGGTGGCCTCGGCCAGCCGAGCTCCATCCCGGTCAAGTCGTCCACCGGAAACGCGGCCACGAAACTCGAGGAGAGCAAGGCATGA
- a CDS encoding P-II family nitrogen regulator: MKLITAIVKPFTLDDVRSALEQLGVLGMTVSEVQGYGRQKGHTEVYRGAEYSVDFVAKLRVEVVTDDSNVEKVLDAITTAAHTGKIGDGKIWVTPVETVIRVRTGERGSDAL, translated from the coding sequence ATGAAGCTGATCACCGCGATCGTGAAGCCGTTCACGCTCGACGACGTCCGCTCCGCGCTGGAGCAGCTGGGCGTGCTCGGCATGACGGTCAGCGAGGTGCAGGGCTACGGCAGGCAGAAGGGCCACACCGAGGTCTACCGGGGTGCGGAGTACTCCGTGGACTTCGTGGCGAAGCTGAGGGTCGAGGTCGTCACCGACGATTCCAACGTCGAGAAGGTGCTCGACGCGATCACCACGGCCGCCCACACCGGCAAGATCGGTGACGGCAAGATCTGGGTGACGCCGGTGGAGACGGTCATCCGGGTACGCACCGGTGAGCGCGGCTCGGACGCCCTATAG
- a CDS encoding [protein-PII] uridylyltransferase, which yields MADGGELVKATERLLEGRHGRLGSAALRAALVDLYEFWLGKGASAAGVDTAEPGVALAAVGGLGRSELVPFSDLDLLLLHNGNSRVGEIADAIWYPLWDAKIGLDHSVRTPGEALKVASEDLRTAMGLLDIRHISGDAEITARLAAAARDQWRRTARKRMDELADAVRQRWARSGEIAQSAEPDLKHGRGGLRDFAVLEALAAAQLTARPGEELLAAKSLLLDVRTELRRELRRERDILSAPEAETVAGELGFGDRFTLARKLSGVGRTIAYAVDVALRSTVEPPKTRFGRRPARTPLDEGVVLHGNEVALARDAVPAKDPALLLRVAAASARIRKPIAHGTLRALAETAPELRAPWPADALKALVELLGAGEGLVDAVEALDRTGLWARLFPEWGAVRDLPPRSPVHSWTVDRHLVRAAVEASKLTTTVSRPDLLLIGALLHDIGKGRDADHSELGAKISAQVAARLGLTDADSALVAAMVRHHLLLPHTATRRDISDPATIQRVTKTLDENLVLLELLHALTTADSLATGPGVWTDWKARLLAELVSGCEEALHGKGFVPPEPMGAEQRELVAEAVASGRGEVRITAAGKVVTVVLAVPARAELLAPAAGVLALNSLEVHAAVLRGHDGGRAGVFTASPKFGSLPDVTLLREQFARAVAGTLPLTQRLAAKERDYGGGETPPAGAKVIWFDDETSGHDTVVVELRAANRIGLLYRVAGALRRCEAEVRWAKVATLGGAVVDSFAVAPRAGRVDQEWRSKIEAALLAAAA from the coding sequence ATGGCCGACGGGGGTGAACTGGTCAAGGCCACCGAGCGATTGCTCGAGGGCAGGCACGGGAGGCTGGGGTCGGCCGCGTTGCGGGCGGCCCTGGTCGACCTCTACGAATTCTGGTTGGGCAAGGGCGCTTCGGCGGCCGGTGTAGACACCGCTGAACCCGGTGTCGCGCTGGCCGCCGTCGGCGGCCTGGGGCGCAGCGAGCTGGTGCCCTTCTCCGATCTCGATCTCTTGTTGCTGCACAACGGGAATTCGCGGGTCGGCGAGATCGCCGACGCGATCTGGTACCCGTTGTGGGACGCCAAGATCGGCCTCGATCACTCGGTGCGCACTCCGGGTGAGGCCCTGAAGGTGGCGTCCGAGGATCTGCGGACCGCGATGGGGCTGCTCGACATCCGCCACATCTCCGGGGACGCCGAGATCACCGCCAGGCTGGCGGCAGCGGCACGGGACCAGTGGCGGCGGACCGCCAGGAAACGGATGGACGAACTGGCGGACGCGGTGCGGCAGCGCTGGGCCCGCAGTGGCGAGATCGCGCAGTCCGCCGAGCCGGATCTCAAACACGGCCGGGGCGGCCTTCGCGACTTCGCCGTGTTGGAAGCGCTGGCGGCGGCACAGCTGACGGCGAGACCCGGTGAGGAGCTGCTGGCGGCCAAGAGCCTGCTGCTCGACGTCCGGACGGAACTGCGCCGGGAACTCCGCCGGGAGCGGGACATCCTCAGCGCGCCGGAGGCCGAGACGGTCGCCGGTGAGCTCGGGTTCGGCGACCGGTTCACCTTGGCGCGTAAGCTTTCCGGTGTCGGGCGGACGATCGCGTACGCGGTGGACGTCGCGCTCCGGTCCACTGTGGAACCGCCCAAGACGCGGTTCGGGCGGCGGCCGGCGCGGACTCCGCTCGACGAGGGTGTCGTCCTGCACGGGAACGAGGTCGCGCTGGCGCGGGACGCGGTGCCCGCCAAGGATCCGGCCCTGCTGCTGAGGGTCGCCGCGGCGTCGGCGCGGATCCGGAAGCCCATCGCGCACGGGACCCTGCGGGCCCTCGCCGAAACCGCGCCGGAACTGCGCGCACCCTGGCCCGCCGACGCCCTCAAGGCGCTGGTGGAACTGCTCGGCGCGGGCGAGGGACTCGTCGACGCCGTGGAGGCGCTGGACCGCACTGGCCTGTGGGCGCGCCTGTTCCCCGAATGGGGGGCGGTACGGGATCTCCCGCCGAGGTCGCCGGTGCACTCGTGGACCGTCGACAGGCATCTCGTGCGTGCCGCGGTCGAGGCGTCGAAACTGACGACCACCGTTTCGCGGCCGGATCTGCTGCTCATCGGCGCGCTGCTGCACGACATCGGCAAGGGCCGCGACGCGGACCATTCCGAACTCGGCGCGAAGATCAGTGCCCAGGTGGCGGCCCGGCTCGGGCTGACGGACGCCGATTCGGCGCTGGTCGCGGCGATGGTGCGGCATCATCTGCTGCTGCCGCACACCGCGACGCGGCGGGACATCAGCGATCCCGCCACGATCCAGCGGGTGACGAAGACGCTCGACGAGAACCTTGTCCTGCTGGAACTGCTGCACGCCCTGACGACGGCTGATTCGCTGGCCACCGGACCTGGTGTGTGGACGGATTGGAAGGCGCGCCTGCTCGCCGAACTCGTGTCCGGTTGCGAGGAAGCGTTGCACGGCAAGGGATTCGTGCCGCCGGAGCCGATGGGTGCCGAACAGCGGGAGCTCGTCGCCGAAGCCGTCGCGTCCGGCCGTGGCGAGGTCCGCATCACCGCCGCGGGCAAGGTCGTGACCGTCGTGCTGGCGGTCCCGGCGCGCGCCGAACTGCTGGCTCCCGCAGCCGGGGTGCTCGCGCTGAACTCGCTCGAAGTCCACGCGGCGGTGCTGCGCGGGCACGACGGGGGACGCGCGGGCGTGTTCACGGCGTCGCCGAAGTTCGGCTCGCTGCCCGACGTCACCCTGCTGCGTGAGCAGTTCGCGCGGGCGGTGGCCGGTACGCTGCCGCTCACCCAGCGGCTCGCGGCCAAGGAACGGGACTACGGCGGAGGGGAGACGCCGCCGGCCGGAGCGAAGGTGATCTGGTTCGACGACGAGACCAGTGGGCACGACACGGTCGTGGTCGAACTGCGGGCCGCGAACCGGATCGGGCTGCTGTACCGGGTCGCGGGCGCGTTGCGCCGGTGCGAGGCCGAGGTGCGCTGGGCGAAGGTGGCCACGCTCGGTGGCGCCGTCGTCGACTCGTTCGCCGTCGCGCCGCGGGCGGGCCGCGTCGACCAGGAGTGGCGGTCGAAGATCGAAGCGGCGCTGCTGGCCGCCGCAGCTTGA
- a CDS encoding DMT family transporter — MPDPTLLALGSALCYGFVDFAGGLLARRADFAAVAFAGQAGGFVIMLGAVLLLTPADPSTPDLVWGAASGFGTAVGMVFLYRGLIGGAMSIVVPISAVGSVTLPVLVGVTLLGERPSVPGFAGIGLAVLALGAVSRSGAGDAESTKPAVRDALIASAGFAVQYLALAQAAPEAGLWPVVASRLAATSAILPIVARRGNGVRLPWRFAVGSVANGCFAALSLVLYLLATRQGLTTIAVVLASFYPVVPVVLGIVALRERPGPVRSAGLVLAAGAVVLLGYG, encoded by the coding sequence ATGCCCGATCCCACTCTGCTCGCGCTGGGATCCGCCCTCTGTTACGGATTCGTCGACTTCGCGGGCGGACTCCTGGCCCGGCGGGCCGACTTCGCCGCCGTCGCGTTCGCCGGCCAGGCGGGCGGTTTCGTGATCATGCTCGGTGCCGTGCTTCTGCTCACGCCGGCGGATCCGTCGACGCCTGATCTCGTATGGGGCGCTGCCTCCGGCTTCGGCACGGCCGTCGGCATGGTCTTCCTCTACCGCGGTCTGATCGGCGGGGCGATGAGCATCGTGGTGCCGATCAGCGCGGTGGGCAGCGTGACACTGCCCGTGCTCGTCGGCGTGACCCTGCTGGGCGAGCGTCCCTCGGTGCCGGGATTCGCCGGGATCGGGCTGGCGGTCCTCGCGCTGGGGGCCGTTTCGCGTTCCGGCGCGGGTGACGCGGAAAGCACGAAGCCCGCGGTCCGGGACGCGCTGATCGCCAGCGCCGGATTCGCCGTCCAGTATCTCGCGCTGGCGCAGGCGGCACCGGAAGCCGGTCTCTGGCCGGTCGTGGCGAGCAGGCTGGCGGCGACTTCGGCGATCCTCCCGATCGTCGCCCGTAGGGGGAACGGTGTGCGGCTGCCGTGGCGCTTCGCGGTCGGCTCGGTGGCGAACGGCTGCTTCGCCGCGTTGTCTCTGGTCCTGTATCTCCTCGCCACTCGCCAGGGACTGACCACGATCGCGGTAGTGCTGGCGTCGTTCTATCCGGTCGTGCCGGTCGTCCTCGGCATCGTGGCACTCCGTGAGCGGCCGGGACCCGTGCGATCCGCGGGGTTGGTCCTGGCGGCGGGCGCGGTGGTCCTGCTCGGTTACGGCTGA
- a CDS encoding Ku protein: MRAVWKGTIGFGTYAIPVKAYSATEEHNVPLHQVHEPDGGRVRVKWVCEVDGAEVPAAEIAKGYPVPNGDVVLLTPGDFASLLPPTTRSMDVVGFTPAEQVDPMYFARSYYLEPEPAGTKPYVLLSEALQQSGRIAIVKVTLRQRETLGALRVRDQVILLETMLWPDEIRRPDFPFLHEDVDLRRGELRNAVSLIEDLTRDFDPGRYTDHYREALEALIQAKLDGDDVLRPTAAEQSEGVTRLLAALQQGPVEKAKEAADKARQARTRAKQAASSASSASSAKTS, translated from the coding sequence ATGCGCGCGGTGTGGAAAGGCACGATCGGATTCGGGACCTACGCCATTCCGGTGAAGGCGTACAGCGCGACCGAGGAGCACAACGTCCCCCTCCACCAGGTGCACGAGCCCGACGGCGGCCGGGTGCGGGTGAAGTGGGTCTGCGAGGTCGACGGCGCCGAGGTGCCCGCGGCCGAGATCGCCAAGGGGTATCCCGTTCCCAACGGTGACGTCGTCCTGCTGACCCCCGGGGATTTCGCTTCGCTGCTCCCGCCGACCACCCGGTCGATGGACGTCGTCGGCTTCACCCCCGCCGAGCAGGTCGACCCGATGTACTTCGCCCGCAGCTACTACCTCGAACCGGAGCCCGCCGGCACCAAGCCGTACGTTCTGTTGAGCGAGGCGCTGCAGCAGTCCGGGCGGATCGCGATCGTGAAGGTGACCTTGCGACAGCGCGAAACGCTGGGCGCGCTGCGCGTGCGAGACCAGGTGATCCTGCTCGAGACGATGCTGTGGCCCGACGAGATCCGGCGGCCCGATTTCCCGTTCCTGCACGAGGACGTCGACCTGCGGCGGGGGGAACTGCGGAACGCGGTTTCGCTGATCGAGGACCTCACCCGGGATTTCGATCCCGGCCGGTACACCGATCACTACCGTGAAGCGCTCGAAGCGCTCATCCAGGCCAAGCTGGACGGCGACGACGTCCTGCGGCCGACCGCCGCCGAACAGTCCGAAGGCGTGACGCGGCTGCTGGCGGCATTGCAGCAGGGCCCGGTCGAGAAAGCCAAGGAAGCGGCGGACAAGGCACGCCAGGCGCGGACGCGGGCGAAGCAAGCTGCGTCGTCGGCGTCGTCGGCGTCGTCGGCCAAGACCAGTTGA
- the ffh gene encoding signal recognition particle protein, which produces MFDTLSDRLTSALQTLSRKGRLSDADIDATAREIRIALLEADVALSVVKDFIARIKERAKGAEVHGALNPAQQVIKIVNEELVTILGGETRRLTFAKNPPTVIMLAGLQGAGKTTLAGKLAMWLKKQGHAPMLVACDLQRPNAVTQLQVVGERAGVAVFAPEPGNGVGDPVDVARRAIDEAKRAQHDIVLVDTAGRLGVDEELMKQAADIRDAVSPDETLFVVDAMIGQDAVTTAEAFRDGVGFTGVVLTKLDGDARGGAALSVRQVTGQPILFASNGEKLEDFDLFHPDRMASRILGMGDVLSLIEQAEQHFDQEKAEQTAAKLGSGQLTLEDFLEQMLAVRKMGPIGNLLGMLPGAGQMKDQLAQVDDKQLDKLQAIIRGMTPAERADPKIINASRRVRISKGSGVAVRDVNDLVNRFFEARKMMAQMAGRFGFGGGGGGSKNRKGKKGKKGKGRGPTQPKVRGGFPGGMPMLPPGGGMPGGGGMPDLSQLGGMNDVPGFDPKKFKLPKDK; this is translated from the coding sequence GTGTTCGACACCCTCTCCGATCGGCTCACGTCCGCCCTGCAGACCCTGTCTCGCAAGGGCAGGCTCTCCGACGCCGACATCGACGCCACCGCGCGCGAGATCCGGATCGCGCTGCTCGAGGCGGATGTCGCGCTGTCTGTGGTCAAGGACTTCATCGCCCGGATCAAGGAGCGCGCCAAGGGCGCCGAGGTGCACGGCGCGCTGAATCCGGCGCAGCAGGTCATCAAGATCGTCAACGAGGAACTCGTCACCATCCTCGGCGGCGAGACCAGGCGGCTCACGTTCGCGAAGAACCCGCCGACGGTCATCATGCTCGCCGGTCTGCAGGGTGCCGGTAAGACGACGCTCGCGGGCAAGCTCGCGATGTGGCTGAAGAAGCAGGGGCACGCGCCGATGCTGGTCGCGTGTGACCTTCAGCGTCCCAACGCGGTCACACAGCTGCAGGTCGTCGGCGAGCGCGCCGGGGTCGCGGTCTTCGCACCCGAGCCCGGGAACGGCGTCGGCGACCCGGTCGACGTCGCCCGCCGCGCCATCGACGAGGCCAAGCGCGCCCAGCACGACATCGTCCTGGTCGACACCGCCGGCCGTCTCGGCGTCGACGAAGAGCTGATGAAGCAGGCCGCGGACATCCGCGACGCCGTTTCGCCGGACGAGACGCTGTTCGTCGTCGACGCGATGATCGGTCAGGACGCGGTCACCACGGCCGAGGCGTTCCGCGACGGCGTCGGCTTCACCGGTGTCGTGCTCACGAAGCTCGACGGTGACGCCCGCGGTGGTGCCGCGCTGTCGGTCCGCCAGGTCACCGGCCAGCCGATCCTGTTCGCCTCCAACGGTGAGAAGCTCGAGGACTTCGATCTCTTCCACCCGGACCGGATGGCCAGCCGGATCCTCGGCATGGGCGATGTGCTCAGCCTCATCGAGCAGGCCGAGCAGCACTTCGACCAGGAGAAGGCCGAGCAGACGGCGGCCAAGCTCGGCAGCGGCCAGCTCACCCTCGAAGACTTCCTCGAGCAGATGCTCGCGGTCCGCAAGATGGGCCCGATCGGCAACCTGCTCGGCATGCTGCCCGGCGCCGGGCAGATGAAGGACCAGCTCGCTCAGGTCGACGACAAGCAGCTCGACAAGCTGCAGGCGATCATCCGCGGCATGACCCCCGCCGAGCGGGCCGACCCGAAGATCATCAACGCCTCGCGCCGGGTCCGGATCTCGAAGGGGTCCGGCGTCGCCGTCCGCGACGTCAACGACCTGGTCAACCGGTTCTTCGAAGCGCGCAAGATGATGGCGCAGATGGCGGGCCGGTTCGGCTTCGGCGGCGGAGGCGGCGGCAGCAAGAACCGCAAGGGCAAGAAGGGGAAGAAGGGCAAGGGGCGCGGCCCGACGCAGCCCAAGGTCCGCGGCGGCTTCCCCGGCGGCATGCCGATGCTGCCCCCCGGTGGCGGGATGCCCGGTGGCGGCGGGATGCCCGACCTCTCCCAACTCGGCGGCATGAACGACGTACCCGGGTTCGACCCGAAGAAGTTCAAGCTGCCGAAGGACAAGTAG
- a CDS encoding amidohydrolase family protein produces MEALHLAGVVLPDGEHRELWVTGGRITTEPVAGAETVVREGFLVPGLVDAHCHPGIGVGGATTLEEATEQAITDRDAGTLLIRDCGLPIDVRPLQERADLPRIIRAGRHIALHKRYIPGLGIELEDPSELPKAVAEQARDGDGWVKLVGDWIDRGAGDLAPLWPDDVLAEAIAVAHAEGAKVTAHVFGQAALPGLIDAGIDCLEHGTELLPDQLGVLADRGIALVPTLINIENFPGIADKAGKYPVYADHMRALHAGVGEMVSTAIEAGVAVYAGSDAGGMVEHGRLVDEIEALHKAGMSAEQALASASWAAREWLGVPGIVDGASADLLVYPSDPREDVAVLRHPSHIVLRGKIYA; encoded by the coding sequence GTGGAGGCGCTGCACCTGGCCGGCGTCGTCCTGCCGGACGGCGAGCACCGCGAGCTGTGGGTCACCGGCGGCCGGATCACCACCGAACCGGTCGCCGGAGCGGAAACCGTTGTCCGGGAAGGCTTTCTCGTGCCCGGGTTGGTCGACGCACACTGCCACCCCGGCATCGGTGTCGGCGGCGCGACCACGCTCGAAGAGGCGACCGAGCAGGCGATCACCGATCGCGACGCCGGGACGCTGCTGATCCGTGACTGTGGTCTGCCGATCGACGTCAGGCCGCTGCAGGAGCGGGCCGACCTGCCGAGGATCATCCGCGCCGGACGGCATATCGCCTTGCACAAGCGCTACATCCCCGGCCTCGGTATCGAACTCGAAGACCCTTCCGAGTTGCCGAAGGCGGTCGCCGAGCAAGCGCGTGACGGTGACGGCTGGGTCAAACTCGTCGGCGACTGGATCGACCGCGGTGCCGGCGATCTCGCGCCCCTCTGGCCCGACGACGTCCTCGCCGAGGCCATCGCCGTCGCGCACGCCGAGGGCGCCAAGGTGACGGCGCACGTGTTCGGCCAGGCCGCGTTGCCCGGTCTGATCGACGCGGGGATCGACTGCCTCGAACACGGCACCGAACTGCTCCCGGACCAGCTGGGCGTCCTCGCCGACCGCGGGATCGCGCTCGTGCCGACCCTGATCAACATCGAGAACTTCCCGGGTATCGCGGACAAGGCGGGCAAGTACCCGGTGTACGCCGACCACATGCGGGCGTTGCACGCCGGTGTGGGGGAGATGGTCTCGACGGCGATCGAGGCGGGCGTCGCGGTGTACGCCGGAAGTGACGCGGGCGGCATGGTCGAGCACGGCAGGCTCGTCGACGAGATCGAGGCACTGCACAAGGCGGGCATGTCCGCGGAGCAGGCGCTGGCTTCGGCTTCGTGGGCGGCCCGCGAATGGCTCGGTGTGCCGGGAATCGTCGACGGCGCTTCGGCCGATCTGCTCGTTTACCCGTCCGATCCGCGCGAGGATGTCGCGGTACTCCGCCATCCGAGCCACATCGTCCTGCGTGGCAAGATCTACGCCTGA
- a CDS encoding CPBP family intramembrane glutamic endopeptidase encodes MDDGQARERLVLGAHWGFVAFFAGIAGYHLVTLVMSFLMSGRFGGYDPLELRDVGPLLILAFLPTLVLGLGPAVGSRVWGQGLRTDFGLKPTWRDVRIGLACGAAALAAGYLLNLLLLAVYGTDSDDRTFSDVSPGPITELSGTADGDTIWLVLAAVIVVLAAPVTEELLFRGTLWNAMGFHRLPSWVILLVTALVFAQLHGEAARTIALFGQGIAIGLARYLSGRVSASVIAHAANNLPPAVLLFAAR; translated from the coding sequence GTGGACGACGGGCAGGCTCGCGAGCGTCTGGTGCTCGGAGCGCACTGGGGCTTCGTAGCGTTCTTCGCGGGCATCGCCGGATACCACCTCGTCACGCTCGTCATGAGCTTCCTGATGTCAGGCCGCTTCGGCGGCTACGACCCGCTGGAACTGCGTGACGTCGGCCCGCTGCTGATCCTGGCGTTCCTGCCGACCCTCGTCCTCGGTCTCGGTCCCGCGGTCGGCTCACGCGTTTGGGGGCAAGGGCTCCGCACGGACTTCGGGCTCAAGCCCACCTGGCGCGACGTCCGGATCGGGCTCGCCTGCGGGGCCGCCGCGCTCGCCGCCGGCTACCTCCTCAACCTGCTTTTGCTCGCCGTGTACGGGACCGACAGCGACGACAGGACCTTCTCCGACGTCTCGCCCGGCCCGATCACCGAGCTGTCGGGCACCGCCGACGGCGACACGATCTGGCTGGTGCTGGCCGCCGTCATCGTCGTCCTCGCCGCTCCGGTCACCGAAGAACTGCTCTTCCGCGGCACGCTGTGGAACGCCATGGGCTTCCACCGCCTGCCCTCGTGGGTGATCCTGCTGGTCACCGCGCTGGTGTTCGCCCAGTTGCACGGCGAGGCCGCGCGCACGATCGCGTTGTTCGGCCAGGGCATCGCCATCGGTCTCGCCCGCTATCTCTCCGGCCGGGTGAGCGCGTCCGTCATCGCGCACGCGGCCAACAACCTCCCACCGGCTGTATTGCTCTTCGCGGCGAGGTGA
- a CDS encoding CPBP family intramembrane glutamic endopeptidase, giving the protein MTVSQPREPIPEAAPPDELTEEVTAGGEVAAPDTPPPHRWGFGAFLLVEAVLLASAAFISVLLGDVQPGQPLPMRMVLLGTMVPTMIAAGVALLITRLRGNGPFADLRIGWSWADVKVGLKLGVLGLGLTSLAAYVWTQLVGNENATSAISALVEDRRMSVSAAVVMFIYLWLVGPICEEIIYRGLLWGAVERLTWRTERWGRIAAFLVSTAVFAASHLEPLRTTLLLVIAIPIGLARVFTGRLLGSVVAHQVNNFLPAVTILLASLGIAAF; this is encoded by the coding sequence GTGACCGTATCTCAGCCCAGGGAGCCGATCCCCGAGGCCGCGCCGCCGGATGAGCTGACCGAAGAAGTCACTGCCGGAGGTGAGGTGGCCGCGCCCGACACGCCACCGCCGCATCGCTGGGGATTCGGGGCCTTCCTCCTGGTGGAAGCCGTTCTGCTGGCGTCGGCGGCGTTCATCAGCGTCCTGCTCGGCGACGTCCAGCCCGGTCAGCCACTGCCGATGCGCATGGTGCTGCTGGGCACCATGGTGCCGACGATGATCGCCGCCGGGGTCGCGCTGCTGATCACCCGCCTGCGCGGCAACGGCCCCTTCGCCGACCTGCGGATCGGCTGGAGCTGGGCGGACGTCAAGGTCGGGCTCAAACTCGGCGTGCTCGGGCTCGGGTTGACCTCGCTCGCCGCCTACGTCTGGACGCAGCTCGTCGGAAACGAGAACGCGACCTCGGCGATCAGCGCGCTCGTGGAGGACCGGCGGATGTCGGTCTCGGCGGCCGTGGTCATGTTCATCTACCTGTGGCTGGTCGGGCCGATCTGCGAGGAGATCATCTACCGCGGTCTCCTGTGGGGCGCGGTGGAACGGTTGACCTGGCGCACCGAACGCTGGGGGAGGATCGCGGCCTTCCTGGTCTCCACGGCCGTCTTCGCGGCGAGCCACCTCGAACCGCTGCGCACCACGTTGCTGCTGGTGATCGCGATCCCGATCGGGCTGGCCAGGGTGTTCACCGGACGGCTGCTCGGCAGCGTGGTCGCCCATCAGGTGAACAACTTCCTCCCGGCCGTCACCATCCTGCTCGCCTCGCTCGGGATAGCCGCGTTCTGA